The region CGGCGTACGGGACGACCGCTTTTCCCCGTACAGGAACGCGCGGTCCCACGTACGGGCGTGGAACCGCAACTTCGCAGTCCGACCCAGCCCTTTTCGAGCTATCATTCCCTCGCATTTCCGGCGCTCAAGGAAAGCGACATGTGGGGCATGTCGCCGATCGACCAGATGATCTGCCGCATCCAGTTCAAGCGCGCAGCCTATGGCGGGCCCTATACGCCCCCCACCGCGGACAGGCGCTTCGTCCAGTATCCCGGCTATAATGGCGGCACCGACTGGGGCGGCATCGCGGTCGATCCGGTGCGCGGTGTGATTGTCGCCAATTATAACGACATGCCCAACTACAACCGCCTGGTTCCGCGCGAGGAGGCCCAACGAAAGGGCTTCCCCGCTCCGCGCGGCGAGGAGTCCGCGCGCGGCGGCGACATGGGTGAAGGCGGGCATGGATCGCAGGATCCACAGGCGGGCACCCCTTATGCCATCGCCGTCAATCCCGGCTGGCGCCTGCCGCTCACCGGCCTGCTCTGCAAGCGCCCGCCCTATGGTGGCATCCGCGCGATCGACATGCGCACCGGCAGGACAATCTGGGACCGCCCGTTCGGCACCGCGAGGCGCAACGGGCCCTGGGGCATTCCGTCGATGCTGCCGGTGAACATCGGTACGCCCAACAACGGCGGGGCGGTTGTCACCGCCGGCGGACTCATCTTCATTGCCGCCGCGACCGACAATCTCATCCGCGCGATCGACATCCGAACCGGCGAAACGTTATGGCAGGACACGCTACCCGCAGGAGGACAGGCGACCCCATCGGTCTATGAGGTCAATGGCAAGCAATATGTGGTGATCATGGCCGGCGGTCATCACTTCATGGAGACACCGATCGGCGACGCGCTGGTCGCCTATGCGCTGCCGGACTGACCGCGGGCCTTTCCTATGATCGCATTCGAGACGCTGCCGCTTCCGTTGCTCGTCGGCATGTTCGCGATCGCCAGTACAGTGGTATGGTGGTCCGGGGTTCGTCTCTCACGCTACGCGGGGCTGATTGCTGATCGGACCGGCCTCGGCCAGACGCTGATCGGCGATTTCACAGAATTTCTTAAGCGGCACGGCACGGTAAAGTTCATTCAGGTGAAGCTTTCCACATCTGACCCTCGGAACTGCAATGGAAGCGTCAGTACAAAAAGCTTCGATCCGGGCTTTGGCGTGCGAACTGCTCCGCCGCAAGAGGCGACGAGGCGACGGATCAGGTCCAGGCCCAGACCTCCGCCATTCGTGTGTTTCTGAGCGGTGAAGGAAGTCCCGTCATCATCCACGCTGATAATGATATGGTCACCTTCGGTCCGCGCCGCGATCACGACATGTCCACCGTTTTCATCGCGGAAGGCGTGTTTGAGGGCATTCGTGGCCAGTTCGTTCACGGCGAGCGACATGGGAGCTACGTGGGCCGGGTCCAATCCATCACAATCCTGATCGACCCGGAGCATGATCAGTATGCCCCGCGGCGCGGCTTGGGCATTCAATGCGTCGCATATGTGCCGGAGTGCGCTTTCCAGGCTCGGCTTGTCGCTGCTCAGGGACGCCGCCCTTGCATGCGCCAGAATGTCGATGCGCTCGGCCGCGTCGCGAAGGGCCGTTTTCGCTTCGGCATGAATTGCGCGGCGCGCCTGAAGAGAAAGCATTGCAACGATGAGTTGCAGGTCGTTGCTGGATCTGTGCATCGTTTCACGAAGCAGAAGCTGCGGATCGGAAGAGACCGTTGCTTT is a window of Sphingobium sp. MI1205 DNA encoding:
- a CDS encoding sensor histidine kinase — translated: MHRSSNDLQLIVAMLSLQARRAIHAEAKTALRDAAERIDILAHARAASLSSDKPSLESALRHICDALNAQAAPRGILIMLRVDQDCDGLDPAHVAPMSLAVNELATNALKHAFRDENGGHVVIAARTEGDHIIISVDDDGTSFTAQKHTNGGGLGLDLIRRLVASCGGAVRTPKPGSKLFVLTLPLQFRGSDVESFT